The Pseudomonas entomophila genome segment TTCGAGCCAATCCAGGCGGGGCATGGGCAGTTCCTTGTCGTGTTGTCGATTACAGGGCGGCATCATGGCGCACTTCTGGTGCCTGGTGTTGCTGCGGGGCATCTTTAAGAGCGGGTTTACCCGCGAAGACGGTAGTGTGTTCGCCGACGTAATCGCGGGTAAACCCGCTCCCCCGGTGACACGACATTGTCCGAGGGCCGCAGCTTTGCATGATGGCTCCGCTGTATGATGCGGGTTCCGTAGCCTTGCACGAGCCTGAACATGGACACTCACGCGCTTCTCGCCTTCACCCTGGTCGCCGCGATCGCCATCGCCAGCCCCGGGCCCGCCACGCTCATGGCGATCAACAACAGCCTGGCCCATGGTCAACGCAGCGCGGTGTGGTCGTCGCTGGGCAACGCCACCGGGCTGTTCTGCCTGTCGGCGGCGGCGATGCTCGGGCTGGGGGCGTTGCTGGCCAGTTCGGAAATGCTGTTCAACGCAGTCAAGGTCATCGGCGCCGGCTACCTGTTCTACCTCGGCGCACGGCAACTGCTGAAGAAGAGCCCGATGCTGGTCGAGGGCGTGGAGGAGGGCGCGGGCAAGCGCCGGCCGACGCCGTTGAAACTGTACAAGTCAGCGTTCCTGACCGCGGTCACCAACCCCAAGGCGACGATGTTCTTCACCGCGCTGTTCCCGCAGTTCATCGACCAGGGCGCGGCGCTGCTGCCGCAGTTCCTGGTCCTCACCGGAATCTTCATCCTGCTGTCGCTGACCTCCCTGAGCCTTTACGCCGCGCTCGCCGCACGGGCCAAGGGCGTGTTGACCCGCCCGTCGCTGTCACGTTGGGTGGGCCGGGTGGTGGGCTCGACCTTCATCGGGTTTGGCGCGGCGATCCTGGCGATGCGTCGGCAGGCGGCCTGAACAACTTTTCTGACGGGGCGCCTGGCGCCCCGTACTGCAACTTTCCCGCGCAATGGTCTTCATGGCCGTCCCTCTTCGAATCCCGCTCTAAAGTTGTTGCCCGGTGATTCGTGTCTATGTGAAAGCGAGTGTTCTGCTTCTGCTGGATTGTCCGACAATCCTTGTCTCGTGTTTTATGGAACCTGCGAGGCAGGTGGGTTCGCGTAGGTTGCTATCAAAATGATGTGCAACTAATCGTCGAACTAATGACGCCAATTTTCCGAACTTTCTCAAGTTTCAAGACGAGGGCCGATAACCTGAAGTAGGCGCGCCGGAAAGTTAAAAAATCCGACTGCCTGAATGCGTCAGTTGTGCAGCTCTGTCCGAATGGGTGTTGTATGTTGTACCTGCCTGCCATGTCCCGCCGTCCCGCCATGCCCAGCCGGTTGTTGCCTGCCATGTGGCTGTGCCTGTGTGCCGGTTTTGCGCACGCCGAAACAGTCGCCCCAGGGCAGGAAGTGCTGCGCCAACAGCAACAGCAGCAGACCGACCTGCAACAGTTGCAGTTGGAGCAACGCCGTCGACAACTGCAACGCGGAGCGTTTGGCCCCTCGGCGACGACAGCGCAGACGCCCCAGGCCGTGGCTCCGGATGCGCAGTGCTGGCCCCTGGCGGGCGTACGCGTCGGTGGCGTCACGCTGATCGACCGCGCCACGCTCAACGCCCGTATCGAGCCCCTGGTCACCCCTTGCATGGGCGTGGGCCAGATCAATCACCTGCTGGCGACCCTCACCGCGCTGTATGTCGAGAAGGGCTATATCGCCAGCCGGCCTTACCTGAGCCGTGCGCCCGCCGCAGGGCATTCGCTGGATATCTTGGTCGACGAAGGCTACCTGGAAGCCATCGAACTGGCCGACCAACGCCTGCCGGTGTCCCTGGCTGGCGCCTTCCCCGGCATGCTGGGCGAGCCGTTGAACCTGCGCGACCTGGAGCAGGGCCTGGACCAGCTCAACCGCCTGCGTTCGGTCGACCTGACCGCCGATATCGCCCCGGGCAGCCAGCCCGGCGCCTCGCGCATCGTTTTGCGTTCACGCAGCGCCGGGCAGGGGCGGGTGGCCGTGGGGCTGGGCCTGGACAACCTGGGCAGCGCCGGCACCGGGCGTGATCGCCAGGTGCTCAGCCTGAGCCTGGACAACCCGTTGGCGCTCAACGACCTGCTCAGCCTCAGCGCCAGCGACACCCTCAACCAGGGCGATCGCTACAGCCGCAATGCCAGCCTGTACTACGCCATCCCCTACGGCTACTGGACCTTCAGCCTGTTCGCCAGCCATGCCGAGTACCGCTCGCCGTTCAAGCTCAGCAGCGTCACCCTGCACAGCACCGGCATCACCGACCAGCTCAGCCTGCGCAGTGAGCGGGTGCTGTGGCGCGACCAGCAGCACCAGCTGAGCGCCAACCTGCAGTTGGCGCACAAGGAGGTCGACACTGAGTTCGCCAAGGTGCGGCTGGATGTGCAGAGCCCGACCCTGACGGTGGCCGAGGCCGGGGTCAACCTGTTCTGGCTCGACCGCGCCGTGTGGAACCTCGACGTCAACTATGCCCAGGGCCTGCGTTGGCTCGGCGCCGACGATGATGGTCGGCGCCTGAACGGTGACCTGCCCAAGGCGCAGTTCCACAAGTACCGCGCCAGCCTCGGCCAGTGGCGCAACGGCCAGCTCGGCGGGCAGGCCTGGCAATGGCAGAGCCAACTCAACTTGCAATACAGCCCCGACCCGCTGCCGGCCATCGAGCAGTTGCTCGGCACCGACGATTCCGCCGTGCGCGGCTATCGGGTCAACAGCGTGTCCGGGGCCAACGGGGCGATCTGGCGCAACACCTTGCGCCTGCCCCTGCGCCATGACGGGCCCTTTGCGATCACCCCGCGCATTGGCCTCGACCATGGCTGGATCAAGGCCGACCACGGCGCTTCGAGCCAACGCCTGAGCGGCGCCAGTGTCGGCCTGAGCCTGGGCTACAAGGCCCTGCAGATCGATGTCGACTACCAGCGTGGCCTGACCACGCCCAGTGGCCTGCGCCACGAACCCGAAGTCTGGCTGTTCCGGGCCGGCCTGCAGATCTGACCGCGATCGCGCAGTGAATTGCAGCACCTACATGGAGAGTGACCTATGCCAAAGCACACCTTTGCCTTCCACCTTTCGCCGCAGGGCAAACTGCGCTGGGCGATAGCCAGCCTGTTGCTCGCCGCCAGCCTGCCGCAGGCATTGGCCGAGGGCGTGGTGGTAGCGCCCGGCCCCGGTGGCACGGCGCAATTGCAGACCCAGGGTGGCGTGCCCATCGTCAATATCGTCGCCCCCAATGGCGCGGGGCTGTCCCATAACCAGTTCCTCGACTACAACGTCGACCGCCAGGGCCTGGTACTGAACAACGCCTTGCAGGCTGGCAATTCCCAGCTCGCCGGCCAGCTGGCGGCCAACCCGCAGTTCCAGGGCCAGGCGGCGAGCGTGATCCTCAACGAAGTGGTCAGTCGCAACCCGTCGGCGATCAACGGCGCCCAGGAAATCTTCGGCCGCGCTGCCGACTATGTGCTGGCCAACCCCAATGGCATCTCGGTCAATGGCGCCAGTTTCATCAACACGCCCAATGCCAGCCTGCTGGTCGGTCGCCCCGAGTTGAACGACGGCAAACTCAAGGCTCTGGGCACCCAGGACGCCAGCGGCCAACTGCAGGTGCAAGGTGGCGGGCTGCGTAACGACGGCGGCTCGGTCAACCTGATTGCCCCGCGCATCGACAGCCAAGGCCGCCTGGATGCGCGTGACCAGCTCAACCTGACCGTGGGCCGCCAGCAGGTGGATTACGCCAGCGGGCAGGTCACTCACGTCGACCCAAGCGCCAACACCACCGAGCAACGCATCGACGCCAGCCTGTTCGGCGCGATGCAGGCCGGGCGCATCAACATCGTCAGCACCGCGCAGGGTGCGGGCGTGCGTGTCGGCGCGGTGCAGGTCGAGGGGCGTGACGGCGTGCGCATCGATTCGGCCGGCGACCTGAACATCAGTGGCGCGGCCGTGGCCGACAAGCTGGAGGCGACCCGTGCCGGCATCCACAGCAGCCAGGGCGATATCGGGTTGCGCAGCGGCCAGGACCTGACCCTGGCCGCCGCCGATGTCAGCGCACGCGACGTCGGCCTCGACGCCGGGCGCAACCTTACCCTGAGCACCGTGCAAAGCCGCAAGCTCCAGGAAAAACGCGAGAACTGGCGCAGTGGCGCGCTGGGCATCGACTGGGAAACCTACCAGCGCACCCAGACCGACAGCGACACCCGCGAGCACGGCACCCAGGTCGTGGCCCGGCGCGACGCCCAGCTGAAATCGGGGCAGGACACGCAGCTCAATGCCGCCAGCGTCGAGGCGCCGGGCCACTTGAGCGTGACCAGCGGCGCCGACCTGCGCGTGACCGCAGCCACCGAACGCCACGTGCAAACCGACCAGGGCAAACACACCAAGGGCTTCTGGAAGGCCGACTGGGACACCCGCAGCGAAGAGCAGCGCAGCGTCACCAGCCAGCTCAAGGGCGGCGACATCGAACTGCACGCCAAGGCGGCGGTGCTGGCCGAGGGCGCACAGCTGACCAGCGGCAAGGACATCCGCATCGCCGGCAAGCAGGTACAGATCAACAACGCCTCGCGCACCGACCAGCGCGACAGCCAGAACCAGCAGAGCAAGTTCTTCGGCGTCAGCCACAACGAAGCCAAGCAGAACACCCGGGAAAGCACCTCGGTGCGCAGCGAGCTGGTGGCCGGTGGCAACGTCGGCCTGAACAGTACTGAAGGCATCGATGTGGTCGGCTCGACGGTCAAGGCCAGCGGTACGCTGAACGCCGAGGCGGCGGGTGATGTGAAGGTCACCTCGGCCCAGGACACCCGTGAACAAAGCAGCGCCAGCAGCAATCGAGGTTTCGTGGCCTCTGCCAAAGAGACGGCGCCTGGCGCCGGGCAGTACCGTGCGGGCGTGGGGTATGCCAGCGAGCAGCAGGGGGCGACCCGCACCGACGTCAAGCAGCAGGGCTCGAGCCTCAGCGGCAGCGAGGTGCAGGTCAATGCCGGTGGCGAGCTGGCGCTCAAGGGCGCGACGGTGAAGTCCACTTCCGGCGACACCACCCTGACCGGCAAGCAGGTGTCTTTGCTGGCCGAGCAGGATCGCCACAGTGAATCCAGTGACAGCAGCCGCACTTCAGGGGGTGTCTACCTCACCGCCGGCCTCGATCGCGCGGGCGCCGGGGTCGACTTCGCCCATGGCACGCAGCAGGACGCCTCGAGCACGACCACTGCGAAGACCACCGGCGTGGACAGCGCTGGCAAGCTGACGATCAAGGCCGACACCCTGGCCAGCGAAGGGGCGCAGGTGAACAGCGCCGGCCAATTGAGCGTCACCGCCAACCAGGTGGACAACCGCGCGGCCAGCGATACCACCCGCAGCAGCCACCAGCAGAGCAACTGGTCGGCGGATGTCGGTGTCAACGTCGAGTACAAGGACATCGCCCGG includes the following:
- a CDS encoding LysE family translocator, whose protein sequence is MDTHALLAFTLVAAIAIASPGPATLMAINNSLAHGQRSAVWSSLGNATGLFCLSAAAMLGLGALLASSEMLFNAVKVIGAGYLFYLGARQLLKKSPMLVEGVEEGAGKRRPTPLKLYKSAFLTAVTNPKATMFFTALFPQFIDQGAALLPQFLVLTGIFILLSLTSLSLYAALAARAKGVLTRPSLSRWVGRVVGSTFIGFGAAILAMRRQAA
- a CDS encoding ShlB/FhaC/HecB family hemolysin secretion/activation protein; its protein translation is MLYLPAMSRRPAMPSRLLPAMWLCLCAGFAHAETVAPGQEVLRQQQQQQTDLQQLQLEQRRRQLQRGAFGPSATTAQTPQAVAPDAQCWPLAGVRVGGVTLIDRATLNARIEPLVTPCMGVGQINHLLATLTALYVEKGYIASRPYLSRAPAAGHSLDILVDEGYLEAIELADQRLPVSLAGAFPGMLGEPLNLRDLEQGLDQLNRLRSVDLTADIAPGSQPGASRIVLRSRSAGQGRVAVGLGLDNLGSAGTGRDRQVLSLSLDNPLALNDLLSLSASDTLNQGDRYSRNASLYYAIPYGYWTFSLFASHAEYRSPFKLSSVTLHSTGITDQLSLRSERVLWRDQQHQLSANLQLAHKEVDTEFAKVRLDVQSPTLTVAEAGVNLFWLDRAVWNLDVNYAQGLRWLGADDDGRRLNGDLPKAQFHKYRASLGQWRNGQLGGQAWQWQSQLNLQYSPDPLPAIEQLLGTDDSAVRGYRVNSVSGANGAIWRNTLRLPLRHDGPFAITPRIGLDHGWIKADHGASSQRLSGASVGLSLGYKALQIDVDYQRGLTTPSGLRHEPEVWLFRAGLQI
- a CDS encoding hemagglutinin repeat-containing protein; the encoded protein is MPKHTFAFHLSPQGKLRWAIASLLLAASLPQALAEGVVVAPGPGGTAQLQTQGGVPIVNIVAPNGAGLSHNQFLDYNVDRQGLVLNNALQAGNSQLAGQLAANPQFQGQAASVILNEVVSRNPSAINGAQEIFGRAADYVLANPNGISVNGASFINTPNASLLVGRPELNDGKLKALGTQDASGQLQVQGGGLRNDGGSVNLIAPRIDSQGRLDARDQLNLTVGRQQVDYASGQVTHVDPSANTTEQRIDASLFGAMQAGRINIVSTAQGAGVRVGAVQVEGRDGVRIDSAGDLNISGAAVADKLEATRAGIHSSQGDIGLRSGQDLTLAAADVSARDVGLDAGRNLTLSTVQSRKLQEKRENWRSGALGIDWETYQRTQTDSDTREHGTQVVARRDAQLKSGQDTQLNAASVEAPGHLSVTSGADLRVTAATERHVQTDQGKHTKGFWKADWDTRSEEQRSVTSQLKGGDIELHAKAAVLAEGAQLTSGKDIRIAGKQVQINNASRTDQRDSQNQQSKFFGVSHNEAKQNTRESTSVRSELVAGGNVGLNSTEGIDVVGSTVKASGTLNAEAAGDVKVTSAQDTREQSSASSNRGFVASAKETAPGAGQYRAGVGYASEQQGATRTDVKQQGSSLSGSEVQVNAGGELALKGATVKSTSGDTTLTGKQVSLLAEQDRHSESSDSSRTSGGVYLTAGLDRAGAGVDFAHGTQQDASSTTTAKTTGVDSAGKLTIKADTLASEGAQVNSAGQLSVTANQVDNRAASDTTRSSHQQSNWSADVGVNVEYKDIARPIAGVVKDVVDGKVTVKDALDGKLPLKDVKDVLDGKTSLTDALGKLGTPNLGVDLAVGHASEQRSEQTGTAVVGQFNGQGVELNVAGAVKDQGTQYNANGGVLSVKAGSLQAEAASNTHSRTEQQVTADVSARVYTKTGEDLNVTANGSGGSKSLAEDKSTAVVGSYTGSHGLNIQVGGDARFEGSRIDGGQGAVAVTTGGKLALDQANNHERRDTGSLGGSGSLTVGTLPVGDKIDLGAGFQLDHAGEHSVDSKAQVVSVKGNGPVQLGSAGDLTLQGTRIDAGGPVEVKAGGALDLQAASDTRTVTGSHLGGGLNLGGKAATGEQGRDLSGKLGGNFNVGQTNERSQTLTGGQLDSRGTLGLEGQSVHLQGTQVGAVGVNVAAGEGGLVLESAQSTQSRGNWGVDLKAGSNLSRNTPADAGQQVTTSKDFDLGGKVHVDYLQGATQQNSHITAGEVTLNSAGTAQLSGARVDGQQVGGKLAGGLTVQDRQDTTTSVRLDLGAGLAGKPGKVKEDQEGQEKAGFDYTPSFNAQGEFMRKASTKESSHIASERNLALEGKGVEQAGTQIGAEVKPLGYEVKATLDLPKLPEGGVPSVSLDNGKLKVGPVTVEGHVDGLTTKG